The DNA segment GACCCGCTTGATAGAATCGCTAGATTGATAGCGGTGTGTTCTCTGCACTAGTCGCTGGGAATAACGGTTAAATGACCATAGATTAATCACCGCAATCGCAGATAAAGAAATAGAAAGAATCACACCCGACCAGAACCACGCCTGTTGGTTTTCTCCGGCCTCCACTGCACGATAAATCGCCAGGGGAATGGTCGTCGTGACACCGGGAATATTGCCCGCAAGCATCAATGTTGCACCAAATTCCCCCAGCCCCCGCGCAAAGGCTAACGTTGCCCCAGCCAGAATGCCAGGAAGGGCTAGGGGTAGGCTAATTCGCCAGAAAATTTCAGCTTCCGATGCCCCAAGGGTTCTGGCCGCTTGCAGGAGGTGCCCATCAATCTGCTCAAAGGCTCCCAAGGCGGTGCGATACATCAAGGGAAACGTTACGACTGTAGCCGCGATCGCGGCGGCATACCAGGTAAAAATAATCTCTGTATTAAGTGCACGGAGCAGTTGCCCGATCGGGCCTTGTTGACCAAACAGTTGCAGCAAAATAAACCCCACAACCGTTGGCGGCAAAATTAAGGGGGAAATCAACAGACCATCCAAGAAAGAACGCCATTGCCCACGATAATGAACCAAGCGATAGGCTACAGTGACCCCTAGCAAAAAAGTAACCACCGTCGCAACGCTGGAAACTTTGAGAGAGATCCACAGAGGAGAAAGATCAAATTCACTCGGCTGCATCGAAAAAAGAAGAATAAAAGACAGAGAAACACGATCGAACTGATACCCCAATCCTTAACGGGGCACTATCTCAAATCCAGCTTGGGTAAATCTATTTTGGGCGATCGGGCTGGAAAGAAAGTTAGAGAAATCGGTAGCCGCTTCAGGATGTTTGCTGGTTTTGATGACGGCGATCGGGTAGACGATCGGATCGTGCAAATTGTCGGCGATCGTTTCAACGATTTTGACTTGGTTGGTGGTCTTAGCATCCGTCAGGTAAACCAAACCCGCTTGGGCGTTACCAGATTCAACAAATTGCAGCACTTGCCGCACATTGTTGGCAAGGACGTATTTAGCTTGCAACGTCTTCCAAAGACCCTGTTTTTCGAGGATTTGTTGAGCATACTGTCCTGCGGGAACACTTGCAGGATCCCCGATTGCAATCCGTTTCACCTCATCCTGGGTCAGACCTTGCAGATTGCTAACACCGGATTGATTGGCTGGAACAATCAACACCATGCGATTTTTCAGCAAATTTCGCCGACTCCCAGGAACAATTAAATTTTTCGCCTCCAGTTGATTCAAAGGCTTTGCTGCTGCTGCAATAAAAACATCTACAGGAGATCCTTGTTCAACTTGCCGTTGCAACGCACCAGAACTGGCAAAATTATAGCGAACCGTTGCTGTGGCGTTAGATTCTTGATACAGCGGTGCAATCTCTTGGAGCACATTGGTCAGGCTGGCGGCGGCGGACACCGTGAGGTCGATCGAGGGTTGGGAGGGAGGAGAAGGCGATTTTGACGCGGTATTAGGGGAACCATTCGGGAAACAAGCCGTAACGACGATACCTAGGGCAACAACCAATCCGAGGAAGACCGAAATCTGTTTTTTGGAAGTAAGCCGCATACCCATTTGTAATCCTTTCTCAAGCCTGAATGTTTTGAGTCCTCAATGTAGCCAAGGGAAAGCAATTTGCTATAAGACAGAATTAAAAGTTAAGCCTGAAGTTCGCTTAGCAAAAGTCTAGCAGATTAGTTCAGGCTATTCGCTAGGGCTTGGTGAGTGTAGCAATTTTTGGGGCAGACTCGACTACAAGCCTGACAGCCAATGCAATTGTCAGCATGGGCGATCGTCATGACTTTGCGTTCAATTTCGTCGTCGTCCTCATTTTCGACAAACTCTCCCTCTTCATTCAGGGCTCTCAGCTGCAAAACATCCCTTCCACAGACTTTAAAACATCGACCACAGCCAATGCATTTTTCTTGATTAATCGCCTGAACAAACTGTGGGATCCAAACTTTTCGACCAAAGGTTAAGCCTGTCAGTGTCGTCATAGTTGATGGTTCCTCATCCAGTTAAGAAATGCGATTGGTAATGCGAACGGAAACAACGGAAAGTAGTTCAGGACTGAGAGGAACTCGATTTGAACCTAGCCGAATGATATAGCGGGGAAAGTTTTGTTCCAGGGTAATGGTTTTACCCAAGGTGAGCCCTAGGGTTTTCAGCTTCCGGTGGGTATAATCGTTGGCCTGG comes from the Alkalinema sp. FACHB-956 genome and includes:
- the modA gene encoding molybdate ABC transporter substrate-binding protein, giving the protein MRLTSKKQISVFLGLVVALGIVVTACFPNGSPNTASKSPSPPSQPSIDLTVSAAASLTNVLQEIAPLYQESNATATVRYNFASSGALQRQVEQGSPVDVFIAAAAKPLNQLEAKNLIVPGSRRNLLKNRMVLIVPANQSGVSNLQGLTQDEVKRIAIGDPASVPAGQYAQQILEKQGLWKTLQAKYVLANNVRQVLQFVESGNAQAGLVYLTDAKTTNQVKIVETIADNLHDPIVYPIAVIKTSKHPEAATDFSNFLSSPIAQNRFTQAGFEIVPR
- a CDS encoding ferrous iron transport protein A yields the protein MTDLLYPLKQLKVGERAVIAKLHQANDYTHRKLKTLGLTLGKTITLEQNFPRYIIRLGSNRVPLSPELLSVVSVRITNRIS
- the fdxB gene encoding ferredoxin III, nif-specific, with the protein product MTTLTGLTFGRKVWIPQFVQAINQEKCIGCGRCFKVCGRDVLQLRALNEEGEFVENEDDDEIERKVMTIAHADNCIGCQACSRVCPKNCYTHQALANSLN